A genomic region of Streptococcus suis contains the following coding sequences:
- the purC gene encoding phosphoribosylaminoimidazolesuccinocarboxamide synthase: MKTDLLYSGKAKDIYATADSDQIVAVYKDQATAFNGGKKEQIVGKGRLNNLISSLIFEKLNEAGAQTHFIKRLSDTEQLNKKVEIIPLEVVLRNVTAGSFSKRFGVEEGIALPTPIVEFYYKKDELDDPFINDEHIFFLNLASSEEIAYIKEETRRINGFLKDLFTQIGLTLVDFKLEFGVDSSGQILLADEFSPDNCRLWDADGNHLDKDVFRRGLGELTEVYEVVLAKLQEVK; encoded by the coding sequence ATGAAAACAGACCTTCTCTATTCAGGAAAAGCCAAAGACATCTACGCAACGGCTGACAGCGACCAGATTGTTGCGGTTTATAAGGATCAGGCGACGGCTTTTAATGGTGGTAAGAAAGAACAGATTGTGGGTAAGGGCCGGCTCAATAATCTGATCTCCTCTTTGATTTTTGAAAAATTGAATGAAGCGGGTGCCCAGACGCATTTTATCAAGCGTTTGTCGGATACGGAACAGTTGAATAAGAAGGTGGAGATTATTCCTCTTGAGGTTGTTTTGCGAAATGTGACAGCTGGGTCTTTCTCAAAACGCTTCGGGGTGGAGGAAGGGATAGCCTTACCTACTCCTATCGTAGAATTTTACTATAAAAAAGATGAATTGGACGATCCTTTTATCAACGATGAACATATTTTTTTCCTTAATCTAGCTAGTTCAGAAGAAATCGCCTATATCAAGGAAGAAACAAGACGAATCAATGGCTTCTTGAAGGACTTGTTTACACAGATTGGGCTGACTTTGGTGGATTTCAAGCTAGAATTTGGGGTTGACTCGTCTGGTCAGATTTTATTGGCGGATGAGTTTTCTCCTGATAATTGTCGTTTGTGGGATGCGGATGGCAATCATCTGGACAAGGATGTTTTCCGTCGGGGTCTCGGGGAGTTGACCGAGGTTTACGAGGTCGTATTGGCAAAGTTACAAGAAGTGAAGTAA
- the purM gene encoding phosphoribosylformylglycinamidine cyclo-ligase encodes MTNKNAYAQSGVDVEAGYEVVERIKKHVARTERLGVMGALGGFGGMFDLTKLDVKEPVLVSGTDGVGTKLMLAIQYDKHDTIGQDCVAMCVNDIIAAGAEPLYFLDYIATGKNEPAKLEQVVAGVAEGCVQAGCGLIGGETAEMPGMYGEDDYDLAGFAVGIAEKSQIIDGSKVQEGDILLGLASSGIHSNGYSLVRRVFADVSGDALLPELNGRALKDVLLEPTRIYVQQVLPLVKAGLVNGIAHITGGGFIENVPRMFADNLAAEIEEDKIPVLPIFTALEKYGHIKHEEMFEIFNMGIGMVLAVSPDKIDSVCQLVDEEVYTVGRIIAKEDKSVVIK; translated from the coding sequence ATGACAAATAAAAATGCCTACGCCCAGTCGGGTGTTGACGTCGAAGCTGGATATGAAGTTGTTGAACGCATTAAGAAGCACGTGGCTCGGACAGAACGTTTGGGTGTTATGGGAGCTCTTGGTGGCTTTGGCGGTATGTTTGATCTGACCAAACTGGATGTTAAAGAGCCAGTCTTGGTATCAGGAACAGACGGTGTCGGTACCAAGCTCATGTTGGCTATTCAGTACGACAAGCACGACACGATTGGCCAGGATTGCGTGGCCATGTGTGTCAATGACATCATCGCTGCAGGTGCGGAGCCACTTTACTTCCTCGACTACATCGCGACAGGAAAAAATGAGCCAGCCAAGCTGGAGCAGGTGGTAGCCGGTGTGGCTGAAGGCTGTGTCCAAGCTGGTTGCGGCCTGATTGGCGGTGAAACAGCTGAAATGCCTGGTATGTACGGAGAGGATGACTATGACCTGGCTGGCTTTGCCGTCGGCATTGCGGAGAAATCCCAGATTATCGACGGCAGTAAAGTCCAGGAGGGCGACATTCTCCTCGGCCTAGCTTCCAGCGGCATCCACTCCAACGGCTATTCCCTGGTCCGTCGCGTTTTTGCGGATGTTTCTGGCGACGCTCTGTTGCCAGAGCTCAATGGCAGAGCTCTGAAGGATGTCCTCTTAGAGCCGACCCGCATCTATGTCCAGCAGGTATTGCCTTTAGTAAAAGCAGGGCTGGTCAACGGGATTGCCCACATCACAGGTGGTGGCTTTATTGAAAATGTTCCCCGTATGTTTGCTGATAATCTTGCAGCTGAGATTGAAGAAGATAAGATTCCGGTCCTCCCAATCTTTACAGCTCTTGAAAAATACGGCCACATCAAACATGAAGAAATGTTTGAAATTTTCAATATGGGTATCGGAATGGTCCTGGCAGTCAGTCCAGACAAGATTGACAGTGTCTGTCAACTAGTTGACGAGGAAGTTTACACCGTTGGTCGCATCATCGCCAAGGAAGACAAGAGTGTGGTCATCAAATGA
- a CDS encoding phosphopantetheine-binding protein translates to MTREQVYQRVVELIQDEKGEDFQVQPESTLADNIAADSVEIMEFVLNLEDEFHVDVPDAAIEHFEVLSDIVDFIYEEVKKRS, encoded by the coding sequence ATGACTAGAGAGCAGGTCTATCAGCGGGTTGTTGAATTGATTCAGGATGAGAAGGGGGAAGATTTTCAAGTTCAACCTGAATCTACTTTGGCAGATAATATTGCAGCAGATTCAGTAGAAATCATGGAATTTGTTCTTAATTTGGAGGATGAATTTCATGTAGATGTCCCAGATGCTGCTATTGAGCATTTTGAGGTCCTATCTGATATTGTTGATTTTATTTATGAAGAAGTAAAAAAACGTTCGTAG
- the plsX gene encoding phosphate acyltransferase PlsX, whose translation MKRIAVDAMGGDHAPQAVVEGVNQALAAFPDIEIQLYGDEAKIKQYLTVTERVSIVHTTEKINSDDEPVKAIRRKKEASMVLATKAVKDGQADAVLSAGNTGALLAAGVFVVGRIKNIDRPGLMSTLPTMDGKGFDMMDLGANAENTAHHLYQYGILGSFYAEHVRGVKQPRVGLLNNGTEDTKGTPVHQEAYKLLAEDKSINFIGNVEARELLNSVADVVVTDGFTGNAVLKTVEGTAKSIVGQLTGSIKNGGLRAKLGGLLVKPTLKKALGAMDYKTAGGAVLLGLKAPVIKAHGSSDAQSIFYTIKQTRSILEAGIVEKSVAKFSVVEESHD comes from the coding sequence ATGAAACGTATTGCAGTAGATGCTATGGGTGGGGACCATGCCCCTCAGGCAGTGGTAGAAGGTGTCAATCAAGCCTTGGCTGCCTTTCCAGATATTGAGATTCAACTTTATGGTGATGAGGCTAAAATCAAGCAGTATTTGACAGTGACAGAGCGTGTCAGCATTGTCCATACGACGGAGAAAATCAATTCAGATGATGAGCCTGTCAAGGCTATTCGTCGTAAGAAAGAGGCTTCTATGGTCCTAGCGACCAAGGCTGTCAAGGATGGTCAGGCAGATGCAGTCTTGTCAGCTGGAAATACAGGTGCTCTTTTGGCGGCAGGCGTCTTTGTGGTCGGTCGCATCAAGAACATCGACCGTCCTGGTCTTATGTCTACCTTGCCGACTATGGACGGTAAGGGATTTGATATGATGGACTTGGGGGCAAATGCTGAAAATACAGCTCATCACCTCTATCAGTATGGTATTCTTGGTTCATTTTACGCGGAGCACGTGCGTGGTGTCAAACAACCTCGTGTGGGACTTTTGAACAACGGTACGGAAGATACCAAGGGCACGCCAGTTCACCAAGAAGCCTATAAACTCTTGGCGGAAGACAAGTCGATTAACTTTATTGGCAATGTGGAGGCGCGCGAGTTGCTTAACAGCGTGGCGGATGTGGTCGTGACGGATGGTTTCACGGGAAACGCTGTGCTGAAAACAGTCGAAGGGACAGCAAAATCCATCGTTGGTCAGTTGACGGGCTCAATCAAGAATGGCGGTCTGCGTGCTAAATTGGGTGGTCTTTTGGTCAAGCCAACCTTGAAAAAGGCCTTGGGGGCTATGGACTATAAAACTGCAGGTGGTGCTGTCTTGCTTGGTCTGAAAGCACCTGTCATCAAGGCGCACGGATCCAGCGATGCTCAGTCAATTTTCTATACGATCAAGCAGACGCGTTCGATTTTGGAGGCTGGTATTGTTGAAAAATCAGTGGCCAAATTTTCAGTAGTGGAGGAAAGTCATGACTAG
- the purN gene encoding phosphoribosylglycinamide formyltransferase codes for MKRIAVFASGNGSNFQVIAEQFEVAFVFSDRRNAYVLERAEKLGVPTFAFELKEFADKQAYEEALIQLLDQHQIDLVVLAGYMKIVGPTLLAQYEGRIINIHPAYLPEFPGAHGIEDAWQAGVSESGVTVHWVDSGVDTGQIIKQVRVPRLAEDTLETFEARIHEAEYQLYPAVLEELGVVRK; via the coding sequence ATGAAGCGAATAGCAGTGTTTGCATCAGGCAATGGATCTAATTTCCAGGTCATCGCAGAGCAGTTTGAAGTAGCTTTTGTCTTTTCAGACCGTAGAAATGCCTATGTCTTGGAACGGGCTGAAAAACTAGGTGTACCAACCTTTGCTTTTGAACTAAAAGAGTTTGCGGATAAGCAGGCCTACGAAGAAGCCCTTATCCAACTATTAGACCAGCACCAGATTGACTTGGTGGTCTTGGCAGGTTATATGAAGATTGTGGGACCAACCCTGCTGGCTCAGTATGAAGGTCGGATTATCAATATCCACCCCGCCTACTTGCCTGAATTTCCAGGAGCTCATGGGATTGAAGATGCCTGGCAGGCAGGTGTGTCTGAAAGTGGCGTAACAGTCCACTGGGTTGATAGTGGCGTTGACACAGGACAAATTATCAAACAAGTCCGTGTACCCAGACTGGCTGAGGATACCCTGGAAACCTTCGAAGCTAGAATACATGAAGCAGAATACCAACTCTATCCAGCAGTATTGGAGGAGTTAGGGGTAGTGAGAAAATAA
- the purH gene encoding bifunctional phosphoribosylaminoimidazolecarboxamide formyltransferase/IMP cyclohydrolase, with protein sequence MTKRALISVSDKAGIVEFAQELTKLGWKIISTGGTKVALDQAGVTTIAIDDVTGFPEMMDGRVKTLHPKIHGGLLARRDLDSHLQAASDHEIGLIDLVVVNLYPFKETILRPDVTYDLAVENIDIGGPSMLRSAAKNHASVTVVVDPTDYPTVLGEIAEQGGTSYATRQRLAAKVFRHTAAYDALIADYFTKQVGEDKPEKLTITYDLNQPMRYGENPQQNADFYQNALPTDYSIAAAKQLNGKELSFNNIRDADAAIRIIRDFKDRPTVVALKHMNPCGIGQAETIEQAWDYAYEADPVSIFGGIVVLNREVDATTAEKMHPIFLEIIIAPSYSAEALAILTNKKKNLRILELAFDAQDASEVEKEFTGVVGGLLVQDQDVVVESPADWQVVTDRQPSDQEWAAMEFAWKSSKYVKSNGIIITNDKMTLGVGPGQTNRVASVRIAIEQAKDRLEGAVLASDAFFPFADNVEEIAAAGIKAIIQPGGSVRDQDSIDMANKYGLTMVFTGVRHFRH encoded by the coding sequence ATGACAAAACGTGCGTTAATTAGCGTATCAGACAAGGCGGGCATTGTGGAGTTTGCCCAGGAATTGACCAAACTTGGATGGAAAATTATCTCCACCGGTGGTACCAAAGTTGCCTTGGATCAGGCTGGTGTAACTACCATCGCCATTGACGATGTGACAGGTTTTCCTGAGATGATGGACGGTCGTGTCAAGACTCTTCATCCGAAAATACACGGTGGTTTGTTAGCACGTCGGGATTTGGACAGCCACCTACAAGCAGCCAGCGACCATGAAATCGGCTTGATTGACTTGGTAGTGGTTAACCTTTATCCCTTCAAAGAGACTATTTTACGTCCAGATGTGACCTATGATTTGGCGGTGGAGAATATTGACATCGGTGGTCCTTCTATGCTTCGTTCGGCAGCCAAGAACCACGCCAGCGTGACAGTTGTAGTGGATCCGACAGATTATCCGACGGTTTTAGGGGAAATTGCAGAGCAGGGGGGAACGAGCTATGCAACACGTCAGCGACTGGCTGCAAAGGTATTCCGTCATACCGCAGCTTATGATGCCCTAATAGCAGATTATTTTACCAAGCAAGTAGGCGAAGATAAGCCTGAAAAATTAACCATTACTTATGACCTCAATCAGCCTATGCGCTACGGAGAAAATCCCCAGCAAAATGCGGATTTTTACCAAAATGCCCTGCCAACAGACTATTCTATTGCAGCTGCTAAGCAGTTAAATGGTAAGGAGCTGTCTTTCAACAACATTCGTGATGCGGATGCGGCCATTCGGATTATCCGTGATTTCAAGGACCGTCCAACTGTTGTGGCTCTTAAACACATGAACCCTTGTGGTATCGGGCAGGCAGAAACCATTGAACAGGCTTGGGATTACGCTTATGAGGCTGATCCAGTGTCGATTTTCGGAGGCATCGTCGTACTGAACAGAGAAGTAGATGCTACGACGGCTGAAAAGATGCACCCGATTTTCTTAGAAATCATCATCGCGCCGAGCTACTCGGCAGAAGCGCTAGCTATTTTGACCAATAAAAAGAAAAATCTTCGGATTTTGGAGTTGGCCTTTGACGCACAGGATGCGAGCGAAGTTGAGAAGGAATTCACAGGCGTTGTCGGCGGGCTCTTGGTGCAGGATCAGGACGTGGTGGTGGAAAGCCCAGCGGACTGGCAGGTGGTGACCGATCGTCAACCGTCCGATCAAGAGTGGGCGGCTATGGAGTTCGCTTGGAAGTCCTCCAAGTACGTCAAGTCCAACGGCATCATCATCACCAATGACAAGATGACTTTGGGCGTGGGACCAGGGCAAACCAACCGTGTGGCTTCCGTCCGTATCGCCATCGAGCAGGCCAAGGACCGTTTGGAAGGAGCTGTTTTGGCATCGGATGCCTTCTTCCCTTTTGCTGATAACGTGGAAGAAATCGCTGCCGCAGGCATCAAGGCCATTATCCAACCAGGTGGCTCTGTCCGTGACCAAGACTCCATTGACATGGCCAACAAGTACGGATTGACCATGGTCTTTACAGGAGTCAGACATTTTAGACATTGA
- a CDS encoding phosphoribosylformylglycinamidine synthase, translating to MAKRIFVEKKADFQVKAEALRKELTHNLQLTSLTSVRLVQVYDVFNLEEDLLEQAIKHIFTEQVTDKVLSEAELDLAEAAYFAIEALPGQFDQRAASSQEALLLLGSRQEVRVNTGQLYILNGDVREEELAAIKNYLLNPVDSRFKDLDAPLVAQEFSVSDATIPNLDFFDSYGAEEFAAYKREAGLAMEVEDLLFIQDYFKSIGRVPTETELKVLDTYWSDHCRHTTFETELRSIDFSASKFHKQLQATYDKYLAMRTELGRTDKPQTLMDMATIFGRYERTNGRLDDMEVSDEINACSVEIEVDVDGVKEPWLLMFKNETHNHPTEIEPFGGAATCIGGAIRDPLSGRSYVYQAMRISGAGDITQPLTATRPGKLPQQIISKTAAHGYSSYGNQIGLATTYVREYFHPGFVAKRMELGAVVGAAPKENVVREKPAAGDVVILLGGKTGRDGIGGATGSSKVQTVESVETAGAEVQKGNAIEERKIQRLFRNGAVTRLIKKSNDFGAGGVCVAIGELADGLEIDLDKVPLKYAGLNGTEIAISESQERMSVVVRPEDVDAFIAACRQENIHAVVVAKVTEKPNLVMTWNGQTIVDLERSFLDTNGVRVVVDAKVVDSPVNLPETRRTSVETLQEDLKDLLSDLNHASQKGLQTIFDSSVGRSTVNHPLGGRQQLTPTESSVQKLPVQHGVTTTASVMAQGYHPYLADWSPYHAAAYAVIEATARLVATGANWSKARFSYQEYFQRMDKQADRFGQPVAALLGSIEAQIQLGLPSIGGKDSMSGTFEDLTVPPTLVAFGVTTADSRKVLSPEFKTAGEHIYYLPGQILSEDIDFALMKSNFETFEKWQSAHAITAASAVKYGGVLESLALMSFGNQIGARVELADLETSLTGQLGGFVFTSKEDILDAVKIGQTTADFTLLVNGVNLAGQDLQVAFEGKLEEVYPTEFEQDTKLQEVPAVANTEVIQAKEIIEEPVVYIPVFPGTNSEYDSAKAFEQAGAKVNLVPFVTLDAESIEKSVDTMVDNIDKAHILFFAGGFSAADEPDGSAKFIVTILRNAKVRSAIDKFIEKGGLIIGICNGFQALVKSGLLPYGNFEEAGESSPTLFYNDANQHVAKMVETRIANVNSPWLAGVQVGDIHAIPVSHGEGKFVVTDEEFAILRDNGQIFSQYVDFTGQPSMDSKYNPNGSSHAIEGITSRNGQIIGKMGHSERYEDGLFQNIPGKKDQELFVSAVRYFTGK from the coding sequence ATGGCGAAGCGGATTTTTGTTGAGAAGAAGGCGGATTTTCAGGTTAAGGCGGAGGCTCTTCGTAAGGAGTTGACCCATAATTTACAGTTGACAAGTTTGACGAGTGTACGTCTGGTGCAGGTGTACGATGTTTTCAATCTTGAGGAGGACTTGCTGGAGCAGGCGATCAAGCATATCTTTACTGAGCAGGTGACGGACAAGGTCTTGTCGGAAGCGGAACTGGACTTGGCCGAGGCTGCTTATTTTGCGATTGAGGCTCTTCCTGGGCAGTTTGATCAGCGAGCTGCCAGCAGTCAGGAGGCCCTTCTCTTATTGGGCAGTCGTCAGGAGGTGCGTGTCAATACAGGTCAGCTCTATATCTTGAATGGCGATGTGCGGGAAGAAGAGTTAGCTGCTATCAAGAACTATTTGCTGAACCCTGTGGATTCGCGTTTCAAGGACTTGGATGCTCCTTTGGTAGCCCAAGAGTTTTCGGTGTCAGATGCGACTATTCCAAACTTGGACTTTTTTGATAGCTATGGGGCGGAAGAATTTGCGGCTTACAAGCGTGAGGCTGGCTTGGCTATGGAAGTGGAAGACCTGCTCTTTATTCAGGATTATTTCAAGTCAATCGGGCGAGTTCCAACTGAGACAGAACTTAAGGTCTTGGATACCTATTGGAGTGACCACTGCCGTCATACGACTTTTGAAACCGAATTGAGGTCTATTGACTTTTCAGCTTCAAAATTCCACAAGCAACTGCAGGCGACCTATGACAAGTACCTGGCGATGCGAACAGAATTAGGTCGGACAGACAAGCCGCAGACGCTTATGGATATGGCGACCATTTTTGGTCGCTATGAGCGGACCAACGGTCGTCTGGATGACATGGAAGTGTCGGATGAAATCAATGCCTGCTCGGTGGAGATTGAAGTGGATGTGGACGGCGTAAAAGAGCCGTGGCTCCTCATGTTCAAGAATGAAACCCATAATCACCCAACAGAAATCGAGCCTTTCGGTGGAGCCGCAACCTGTATCGGTGGAGCCATTCGTGATCCTTTGTCAGGTCGTTCTTATGTTTATCAAGCTATGCGGATTTCAGGTGCAGGTGATATTACCCAGCCTCTGACGGCTACTCGCCCAGGGAAATTGCCACAGCAAATCATTTCTAAAACAGCAGCACATGGTTATTCTTCATACGGTAACCAAATCGGTCTTGCGACCACCTATGTGCGTGAATATTTCCACCCAGGCTTTGTCGCTAAACGCATGGAGCTGGGTGCCGTAGTCGGTGCAGCTCCTAAGGAAAATGTGGTCCGTGAAAAACCAGCCGCAGGCGATGTGGTTATCTTGTTAGGAGGCAAAACAGGTCGCGACGGTATCGGTGGGGCAACAGGCTCGTCCAAGGTACAGACAGTCGAGTCTGTGGAAACAGCAGGTGCGGAAGTCCAAAAAGGAAATGCCATTGAAGAACGCAAAATTCAGCGTTTGTTCCGCAATGGTGCCGTGACTCGCTTGATTAAAAAATCCAATGACTTCGGTGCGGGCGGTGTTTGCGTAGCCATTGGTGAGTTAGCAGATGGTCTTGAAATTGATTTGGACAAGGTTCCACTCAAGTACGCAGGCTTGAACGGAACAGAAATTGCTATTTCAGAGTCGCAGGAGCGGATGAGCGTCGTTGTTCGTCCAGAGGATGTAGACGCCTTCATCGCAGCTTGTCGTCAGGAAAATATCCATGCGGTTGTCGTAGCCAAAGTGACGGAAAAACCAAACTTAGTCATGACTTGGAATGGACAAACCATTGTTGATTTGGAACGTTCCTTCCTTGATACCAACGGTGTCCGTGTAGTCGTCGATGCCAAGGTAGTTGACAGTCCTGTCAATCTACCAGAAACACGTAGAACTTCCGTTGAAACGTTACAGGAGGACTTGAAAGACCTTCTTTCAGACCTCAACCATGCTAGTCAGAAAGGTTTGCAGACGATTTTTGACTCATCTGTTGGTCGTTCAACCGTCAACCACCCACTCGGAGGTCGCCAACAGCTGACACCGACAGAAAGTTCTGTACAGAAACTACCTGTCCAACATGGTGTGACCACAACGGCCTCTGTCATGGCTCAGGGCTATCATCCCTATCTGGCAGACTGGTCTCCTTATCACGCTGCAGCCTACGCGGTCATCGAAGCGACGGCTCGCTTGGTGGCAACAGGCGCCAACTGGTCCAAGGCTCGCTTCTCCTATCAAGAATACTTCCAACGCATGGACAAGCAGGCGGATCGTTTCGGTCAGCCGGTAGCAGCTCTTCTGGGCTCTATCGAGGCTCAAATCCAGCTTGGTTTGCCGTCTATTGGTGGCAAGGATTCCATGTCTGGTACCTTTGAGGACTTGACAGTTCCGCCAACCCTGGTTGCCTTTGGCGTGACCACAGCAGACAGCCGCAAGGTCCTCTCGCCTGAGTTCAAGACGGCTGGCGAGCACATTTACTACTTGCCAGGTCAGATTTTATCGGAGGACATTGATTTTGCCTTGATGAAGTCTAATTTTGAGACTTTTGAAAAATGGCAGAGCGCTCATGCGATTACGGCTGCTAGTGCAGTCAAGTACGGTGGAGTTCTAGAAAGTCTAGCCCTCATGTCCTTTGGAAACCAAATCGGAGCAAGAGTCGAACTTGCAGATCTTGAAACCAGCTTGACAGGTCAGCTTGGCGGATTTGTCTTTACATCGAAAGAAGACATTCTAGATGCTGTGAAAATTGGACAAACCACCGCTGACTTTACACTCCTTGTCAACGGTGTCAACCTAGCAGGGCAGGACTTACAGGTAGCCTTTGAAGGTAAGTTAGAAGAGGTTTACCCAACAGAATTTGAACAGGACACAAAGCTCCAAGAAGTTCCAGCGGTAGCCAATACAGAAGTTATTCAGGCTAAAGAGATTATCGAGGAGCCTGTGGTTTACATTCCAGTCTTCCCAGGTACCAACTCAGAATATGATTCTGCCAAGGCCTTTGAACAGGCTGGTGCAAAAGTCAATCTTGTTCCATTTGTGACTTTGGATGCAGAGAGTATTGAAAAGTCAGTTGACACAATGGTTGACAACATTGACAAGGCACACATTCTTTTCTTCGCAGGGGGATTCTCGGCTGCGGATGAGCCAGACGGGTCTGCCAAGTTTATCGTGACCATCTTACGAAACGCCAAGGTCCGCTCTGCTATTGACAAATTCATCGAAAAAGGTGGCCTCATCATCGGTATCTGTAATGGCTTCCAGGCCCTTGTCAAATCGGGCTTGTTGCCGTATGGAAACTTTGAGGAGGCGGGTGAAAGCAGTCCGACCCTCTTCTACAACGATGCTAACCAGCACGTTGCCAAAATGGTGGAGACACGGATTGCCAATGTCAACTCTCCGTGGTTGGCAGGTGTCCAAGTCGGCGATATTCACGCTATCCCAGTTTCTCATGGGGAAGGAAAATTTGTAGTGACGGACGAGGAGTTCGCTATCTTGCGGGATAATGGTCAGATTTTCAGCCAGTACGTTGACTTTACAGGTCAGCCAAGCATGGATTCTAAGTACAATCCAAATGGATCTAGCCATGCCATTGAGGGCATTACCAGTCGCAACGGTCAGATTATCGGGAAAATGGGACATTCAGAGCGGTATGAGGACGGTCTTTTCCAAAACATTCCAGGTAAGAAAGACCAAGAACTCTTTGTTTCAGCGGTTCGCTATTTTACAGGAAAATAA
- the purF gene encoding amidophosphoribosyltransferase, which produces MTYEVKSLNEECGVFGIWGHPQAAQVTYFGLHSLQHRGQEGAGILANDGEYLRRHRGTGLIAEVFKNPADLEALTGRAAIGHVRYATSGSASINNIQPFLFDFADMQVGLAHNGNLTNAVSLKDELEKNGSIFSSSSDTEILMHLIRRSHNPDFMGKIKEALNTVKGGFAYLIMLEDKLIAALDPNGFRPLSIGRMKNGAWVVASETCAFEVVGADWVRDVEPGEIVVINDSGIQYDSYTRDTQLAVCSMEYVYFARPDSVIHGVNVHTARKNMGRRLAQEFQQEADIVVGVPNSSLSAAMGFAEESGLPNEMGLIKNQYTQRTFIQPTQELREQGVRMKLSAVSSVVKGKRVVMIDDSIVRGTTSRRIVQLLRDAGAKEVHVAIGSPELKYPCFYGIDIQTRRELISANHTVEEVCEIIGADSLTYLSLEGMIEAIGIETDAPKGGLCVAYFDGEFPTPLYDYEEEYLRSLEEKTSFYIENVK; this is translated from the coding sequence ATGACATACGAAGTTAAATCACTCAATGAAGAATGCGGTGTTTTCGGCATTTGGGGACATCCGCAGGCTGCTCAGGTTACTTATTTTGGTCTCCATAGTTTGCAGCACCGAGGTCAAGAAGGGGCAGGGATTTTAGCCAATGATGGTGAGTATTTGCGTCGCCATCGTGGAACAGGTCTGATTGCAGAAGTCTTCAAAAATCCAGCAGATTTAGAAGCCTTGACAGGAAGGGCTGCCATTGGTCATGTCCGCTATGCGACTTCTGGCTCTGCTTCTATCAATAATATCCAGCCCTTCCTCTTTGATTTTGCAGATATGCAGGTGGGTTTGGCACACAATGGGAATTTGACCAATGCGGTTAGTTTGAAGGATGAACTTGAAAAAAATGGTTCCATTTTCTCTTCTTCTTCTGACACTGAAATTCTCATGCACTTGATTCGCCGCAGTCACAATCCAGACTTTATGGGAAAAATCAAGGAAGCCCTCAATACTGTTAAAGGTGGCTTTGCCTACCTCATCATGCTAGAGGACAAGCTGATTGCTGCCTTGGATCCAAATGGATTCCGTCCCCTGTCAATCGGTCGGATGAAAAATGGTGCCTGGGTAGTTGCCAGCGAAACTTGTGCTTTTGAAGTAGTGGGGGCTGACTGGGTGCGAGATGTGGAGCCTGGTGAAATTGTCGTCATTAATGATTCAGGAATTCAATATGATAGCTATACAAGAGATACGCAACTGGCAGTTTGCTCTATGGAGTATGTCTATTTTGCTCGCCCAGATTCGGTAATTCACGGGGTCAATGTCCATACGGCCAGAAAAAACATGGGTCGTCGTTTGGCCCAGGAATTTCAACAGGAAGCAGACATTGTCGTTGGTGTGCCAAACTCTTCCCTATCTGCGGCTATGGGATTTGCAGAGGAATCTGGTTTGCCAAATGAAATGGGGCTAATTAAAAACCAATATACCCAGCGGACCTTTATTCAACCGACCCAGGAATTGCGGGAGCAGGGGGTTCGCATGAAGTTGTCAGCCGTTTCAAGTGTTGTCAAAGGCAAGCGCGTGGTTATGATTGACGACTCTATTGTTCGCGGTACAACTAGCCGCCGCATTGTCCAGCTTCTTCGTGATGCTGGGGCAAAAGAAGTTCATGTGGCTATCGGTAGCCCAGAACTCAAGTACCCGTGTTTCTATGGCATTGATATTCAGACCCGTCGGGAGCTGATTTCAGCCAACCATACCGTTGAGGAAGTCTGTGAGATTATTGGGGCAGACAGTCTGACCTACCTTTCTCTTGAGGGGATGATTGAAGCCATAGGCATCGAAACCGATGCGCCAAAAGGCGGGCTCTGTGTGGCCTACTTTGATGGAGAATTTCCAACGCCTCTCTATGACTATGAGGAAGAATATCTCCGTAGCCTAGAAGAGAAAACGAGTTTCTACATTGAAAACGTCAAGTAA